The following proteins are co-located in the Spea bombifrons isolate aSpeBom1 chromosome 3, aSpeBom1.2.pri, whole genome shotgun sequence genome:
- the SLC16A14 gene encoding monocarboxylate transporter 14 isoform X3, with the protein MGKAAASWPGLRTGSAALRTSGWDQDATFKTEDCSSYNKHKMCNSKAAMAKEPDVSLKNKEEIPRRNPNIDSGWAWMVVLSSFLVHLLVMGSQMALGILNMEWLEEFNQSRGLTAWVSSLNMGITLIVGIGSGMVYLPAVVMVGQYFQKHRALAQGLSTTGTGFGTFLMTVLLKYLCAEFGWRSAMIIQGAITLNLCVCGALMRPLDHEEKYSRDCKEKTSGHRDIKAPSLLENDPVKANGVLHEEESGEKVDTLWNKEDIRDDIFIKDVGRLRMLKTLTRITITVRSGFWAWHSSYFGTASLFTNKVFVAFVLWALLAYCSFVIPFIHLPEIVGLYGLTEYNNNFPLTSIIAIVHIFGKVFLGFLGDLPCVSAWNVFIASNFTLGICILILPLMHAYASLAIVCALIGFSSGYFSLMPVVTEDLVGIKQLANAYGIIICANGVSALLGPPFAGWIYDLTQKYDYSFYVCGLLYMLGIVCLLLEPCLRSNKNLETPTANPKA; encoded by the exons ATGGGTAAAGCCGCTGCTTCATGGCCAGGGCTCAGGACGGGGTCGGCTGCTTTGCGGACATCGGGCTGGGACCAG gatGCAACATTCAAAACAGAAGACTGTTCATCATATAATAAG CACAAGATGTGCAACAGCAAAGCAGCTATGGCAAAGGAGCCAGATGTGAGTTTGAAGAACAAGGAGGAGATACCAAGAAGGAATCCCAACATTGATAGTGgctgggcatggatggtggttCTGTCTTCCTTCCTAGTCCATCTACTGGTTATGGGCTCACAGATGGCTTTAGGAATTCTCAACATGGAATGGTTAGAAGAATTCAACCAAAGCAGAGGCCTAACAGCCTGGGTCAGTTCCCTCAATATGGGCATCACTCTGATTGTAG GCATTGGCAGTGGGATGGTTTATCTACCTGCAGTGGTCATGGTGGGACAGTATTTTCAGAAACACCGGGCTCTGGCACAAGGTCTGAGTACCACTGGGACCGGCTTTGGCACGTTCCTAATGACGGTCCTGCTGAAGTACCTATGTGCAGAGTTTGGCTGGAGAAGTGCAATGATTATTCAAGGTGCAATCACTCTCAACCTATGCGTGTGTGGTGCTCTCATGAGACCCCTGGACCATGAGGAGAAGTATAGTAGAGACTGTAAGGAGAAGACAAGTGGCCACAGAGATATCAAGGCACCCTCACTGCTAGAAAATGACCCTGTCAAGGCAAATGGTGTATTGCATGAGGAGGAGAGCGGTGAAAAAGTTGATACCTTGTGGAACAAAGAGGACATCAGAGATGACATTTTCATTAAAGATGTGGGCAGGCTGAGAATGCTGAAGACCCTGACCCGAATCACCATCACCGTGAGATCTGGCTTCTGGGCATGGCACTCTAGCTATTTTGGAACCGCCTCTCTTTTCACCAACAAAGTTTTTGTAGCTTTTGTCttgtgggcattgctggcctaCTGCAGTTTTGTAATCCCCTTTATTCACCTGCCAGAGATTGTTGGGTTGTATGGCCTGACAGAGTACAACAACAATTTCCCCCTAACCTCCATTATAGCTATTGTTCATATTTTCGGCAAGGTTTTCTTGGGTTTCCTTGGTGACCTGCCATGCGTCAGTGCTTGGAATGTCTTCATTGCCTCAAATTTTACCTTGGGCATCTGCATCCTCATCCTGCCACTTATGCATGCGTATGCCAGTCTTGCAATAGTTTGTGCGCTTATAGGGTTCTCTAGTGGATACTTCTCTCTCATGCCTGTTGTCACCGAAGATTTAGTTGGAATCAAGCAATTGGCCAATGCCTATGGGATCATCATTTGTGCCAATGGGGTATCAGCTCTTCTGGGACCTCCTTTTGCAG GTTGGATTTACGACCTCACTCAGAAATACGACTACTCGTTCTATGTGTGTGGCTTGCTGTATATGTTAGGAATTGTCTGCCTGCTCCTGGAACCCTGCCTGCGCTCAAATAAAAATTTGGAGACACCAACAGCAAACCCCAAAGCCTAA
- the SLC16A14 gene encoding monocarboxylate transporter 14 isoform X1 has product MGKAAASWPGLRTGSAALRTSGWDQDATFKTEDCSSYNKHKMCNSKAAMAKEPDVSLKNKEEIPRRNPNIDSGWAWMVVLSSFLVHLLVMGSQMALGILNMEWLEEFNQSRGLTAWVSSLNMGITLIVGPFIGLFINTCGCRKTAMIGGFLTSLGWVLSAYATNVHFLFFTFGVTAGIGSGMVYLPAVVMVGQYFQKHRALAQGLSTTGTGFGTFLMTVLLKYLCAEFGWRSAMIIQGAITLNLCVCGALMRPLDHEEKYSRDCKEKTSGHRDIKAPSLLENDPVKANGVLHEEESGEKVDTLWNKEDIRDDIFIKDVGRLRMLKTLTRITITVRSGFWAWHSSYFGTASLFTNKVFVAFVLWALLAYCSFVIPFIHLPEIVGLYGLTEYNNNFPLTSIIAIVHIFGKVFLGFLGDLPCVSAWNVFIASNFTLGICILILPLMHAYASLAIVCALIGFSSGYFSLMPVVTEDLVGIKQLANAYGIIICANGVSALLGPPFAGWIYDLTQKYDYSFYVCGLLYMLGIVCLLLEPCLRSNKNLETPTANPKA; this is encoded by the exons ATGGGTAAAGCCGCTGCTTCATGGCCAGGGCTCAGGACGGGGTCGGCTGCTTTGCGGACATCGGGCTGGGACCAG gatGCAACATTCAAAACAGAAGACTGTTCATCATATAATAAG CACAAGATGTGCAACAGCAAAGCAGCTATGGCAAAGGAGCCAGATGTGAGTTTGAAGAACAAGGAGGAGATACCAAGAAGGAATCCCAACATTGATAGTGgctgggcatggatggtggttCTGTCTTCCTTCCTAGTCCATCTACTGGTTATGGGCTCACAGATGGCTTTAGGAATTCTCAACATGGAATGGTTAGAAGAATTCAACCAAAGCAGAGGCCTAACAGCCTGGGTCAGTTCCCTCAATATGGGCATCACTCTGATTGTAG GTCCGTTTATAGGATTGTTCATTAATACATGTGGATGCCGTAAGACTGCAATGATTGGAGGGTTTCTGACGTCCCTCGGCTGGGTGCTGAGCGCTTATGCTACTAACGTGCATTTTCTGTTCTTTACGTTTGGAGTTACAGCTG GCATTGGCAGTGGGATGGTTTATCTACCTGCAGTGGTCATGGTGGGACAGTATTTTCAGAAACACCGGGCTCTGGCACAAGGTCTGAGTACCACTGGGACCGGCTTTGGCACGTTCCTAATGACGGTCCTGCTGAAGTACCTATGTGCAGAGTTTGGCTGGAGAAGTGCAATGATTATTCAAGGTGCAATCACTCTCAACCTATGCGTGTGTGGTGCTCTCATGAGACCCCTGGACCATGAGGAGAAGTATAGTAGAGACTGTAAGGAGAAGACAAGTGGCCACAGAGATATCAAGGCACCCTCACTGCTAGAAAATGACCCTGTCAAGGCAAATGGTGTATTGCATGAGGAGGAGAGCGGTGAAAAAGTTGATACCTTGTGGAACAAAGAGGACATCAGAGATGACATTTTCATTAAAGATGTGGGCAGGCTGAGAATGCTGAAGACCCTGACCCGAATCACCATCACCGTGAGATCTGGCTTCTGGGCATGGCACTCTAGCTATTTTGGAACCGCCTCTCTTTTCACCAACAAAGTTTTTGTAGCTTTTGTCttgtgggcattgctggcctaCTGCAGTTTTGTAATCCCCTTTATTCACCTGCCAGAGATTGTTGGGTTGTATGGCCTGACAGAGTACAACAACAATTTCCCCCTAACCTCCATTATAGCTATTGTTCATATTTTCGGCAAGGTTTTCTTGGGTTTCCTTGGTGACCTGCCATGCGTCAGTGCTTGGAATGTCTTCATTGCCTCAAATTTTACCTTGGGCATCTGCATCCTCATCCTGCCACTTATGCATGCGTATGCCAGTCTTGCAATAGTTTGTGCGCTTATAGGGTTCTCTAGTGGATACTTCTCTCTCATGCCTGTTGTCACCGAAGATTTAGTTGGAATCAAGCAATTGGCCAATGCCTATGGGATCATCATTTGTGCCAATGGGGTATCAGCTCTTCTGGGACCTCCTTTTGCAG GTTGGATTTACGACCTCACTCAGAAATACGACTACTCGTTCTATGTGTGTGGCTTGCTGTATATGTTAGGAATTGTCTGCCTGCTCCTGGAACCCTGCCTGCGCTCAAATAAAAATTTGGAGACACCAACAGCAAACCCCAAAGCCTAA
- the SLC16A14 gene encoding monocarboxylate transporter 14 isoform X2, with protein MCNSKAAMAKEPDVSLKNKEEIPRRNPNIDSGWAWMVVLSSFLVHLLVMGSQMALGILNMEWLEEFNQSRGLTAWVSSLNMGITLIVGPFIGLFINTCGCRKTAMIGGFLTSLGWVLSAYATNVHFLFFTFGVTAGIGSGMVYLPAVVMVGQYFQKHRALAQGLSTTGTGFGTFLMTVLLKYLCAEFGWRSAMIIQGAITLNLCVCGALMRPLDHEEKYSRDCKEKTSGHRDIKAPSLLENDPVKANGVLHEEESGEKVDTLWNKEDIRDDIFIKDVGRLRMLKTLTRITITVRSGFWAWHSSYFGTASLFTNKVFVAFVLWALLAYCSFVIPFIHLPEIVGLYGLTEYNNNFPLTSIIAIVHIFGKVFLGFLGDLPCVSAWNVFIASNFTLGICILILPLMHAYASLAIVCALIGFSSGYFSLMPVVTEDLVGIKQLANAYGIIICANGVSALLGPPFAGWIYDLTQKYDYSFYVCGLLYMLGIVCLLLEPCLRSNKNLETPTANPKA; from the exons ATGTGCAACAGCAAAGCAGCTATGGCAAAGGAGCCAGATGTGAGTTTGAAGAACAAGGAGGAGATACCAAGAAGGAATCCCAACATTGATAGTGgctgggcatggatggtggttCTGTCTTCCTTCCTAGTCCATCTACTGGTTATGGGCTCACAGATGGCTTTAGGAATTCTCAACATGGAATGGTTAGAAGAATTCAACCAAAGCAGAGGCCTAACAGCCTGGGTCAGTTCCCTCAATATGGGCATCACTCTGATTGTAG GTCCGTTTATAGGATTGTTCATTAATACATGTGGATGCCGTAAGACTGCAATGATTGGAGGGTTTCTGACGTCCCTCGGCTGGGTGCTGAGCGCTTATGCTACTAACGTGCATTTTCTGTTCTTTACGTTTGGAGTTACAGCTG GCATTGGCAGTGGGATGGTTTATCTACCTGCAGTGGTCATGGTGGGACAGTATTTTCAGAAACACCGGGCTCTGGCACAAGGTCTGAGTACCACTGGGACCGGCTTTGGCACGTTCCTAATGACGGTCCTGCTGAAGTACCTATGTGCAGAGTTTGGCTGGAGAAGTGCAATGATTATTCAAGGTGCAATCACTCTCAACCTATGCGTGTGTGGTGCTCTCATGAGACCCCTGGACCATGAGGAGAAGTATAGTAGAGACTGTAAGGAGAAGACAAGTGGCCACAGAGATATCAAGGCACCCTCACTGCTAGAAAATGACCCTGTCAAGGCAAATGGTGTATTGCATGAGGAGGAGAGCGGTGAAAAAGTTGATACCTTGTGGAACAAAGAGGACATCAGAGATGACATTTTCATTAAAGATGTGGGCAGGCTGAGAATGCTGAAGACCCTGACCCGAATCACCATCACCGTGAGATCTGGCTTCTGGGCATGGCACTCTAGCTATTTTGGAACCGCCTCTCTTTTCACCAACAAAGTTTTTGTAGCTTTTGTCttgtgggcattgctggcctaCTGCAGTTTTGTAATCCCCTTTATTCACCTGCCAGAGATTGTTGGGTTGTATGGCCTGACAGAGTACAACAACAATTTCCCCCTAACCTCCATTATAGCTATTGTTCATATTTTCGGCAAGGTTTTCTTGGGTTTCCTTGGTGACCTGCCATGCGTCAGTGCTTGGAATGTCTTCATTGCCTCAAATTTTACCTTGGGCATCTGCATCCTCATCCTGCCACTTATGCATGCGTATGCCAGTCTTGCAATAGTTTGTGCGCTTATAGGGTTCTCTAGTGGATACTTCTCTCTCATGCCTGTTGTCACCGAAGATTTAGTTGGAATCAAGCAATTGGCCAATGCCTATGGGATCATCATTTGTGCCAATGGGGTATCAGCTCTTCTGGGACCTCCTTTTGCAG GTTGGATTTACGACCTCACTCAGAAATACGACTACTCGTTCTATGTGTGTGGCTTGCTGTATATGTTAGGAATTGTCTGCCTGCTCCTGGAACCCTGCCTGCGCTCAAATAAAAATTTGGAGACACCAACAGCAAACCCCAAAGCCTAA